One Helianthus annuus cultivar XRQ/B chromosome 12, HanXRQr2.0-SUNRISE, whole genome shotgun sequence genomic region harbors:
- the LOC110893793 gene encoding aspartate aminotransferase, cytoplasmic produces MADHSSSVFSQIARAPEDPILGVTVAYNKDSDTSKLNLGVGAYRTEEGKPLVLNVVRQAEQKLVNDPSRVKEYLPIVGLADFNKGSAKLIFGADSPAIQENRVTTVQCLSGTGSLRVGGEFLAKHYYEKTVYIPSPTWGNHPKIFTLAGLSVKTYRYYDPATRGLDFQGLLEDLGNAPTGAIVLLHACAHNPTGVDPTLDQWEQIRKLMRSKGLLPFFDSAYQGFASGSLDADAQSVRMFVADGGECFAAQSYAKNMGLYGERVGALSIVCKTADVASRVESQLKLVIRPMYSSPPLHGASIVATILKDSNLYNEWTVELKAMADRIISMRKQLLEALQARGTPGDWTHIIKQIGMFTFTGLNAEQVAFMTREYHIYMTSDGRISMAGLSSKTVPHLADAMHAAVTRVA; encoded by the exons ATGGCTGATCATTCAAGCTCCGTTTTCTCCCAAATCGCTCGTGCTCCTGAAGATCCCATCTTAGGG GTTACTGTTGCTTACAACAAAGATTCAGACACATCAAAGTTGAATTTGGGTGTAGGTGCTTATAGAACTGAG GAAGGGAAACCTTTGGTTCTCAATGTTGTAAGACAGGCAGAACAAAAGCTCGTTAATGACCC GTCTCGGGTTAAGGAGTATCTTCCCATTGTCGGACTTGCAGATTTTAATAAGGGTAGTGCAAAGCTCATTTTTGGTGCTGATag cCCTGCAATTCAAGAGAACAGAGTCACTACCGTGCAGTGTTTATCCGGAACCGGCTCACTAAGGGTCGGTGGAGAGTTTCTTGCAAAGCATTACTATGAA aaaacGGTGTACATTCCATCCCCAACATGGGGAAACCATCCGAAAATCTTCACTTTAGCCGGATTATCCGTAAAGACATACCGTTACTATGATCCTGCTACACGTGGGCTCGACTTCCAag GCCTTCTGGAAGATTTGGGTAACGCTCCAACGGGAGCGATAGTCCTCCTTCACGCGTGTGCTCACAATCCAACTGGCGTCGATCCAACCCTTGATCAATGGGAACAGATCCGAAAATTGATGAGATCAAAAGGGTTGTTACCGTTTTTCGATAGTGCATATCAG GGTTTTGCAAGTGGCAGCCTCGATGCAGATGCACAATCTGTTCGAATGTTTGTTGCTGATGGCGGTGAATGCTTTGCAGCTCAAAGTTATGCTAAAAATATGGGACTTTACGGCGAACGTGTTGGAGCCCTTAGCATT GTTTGCAAAACCGCCGACGTTGCAAGCAGGGTAGAGAGTCAACTTAAATTGGTTATTAGGCCGATGTATTCGAGTCCGCCTCTTCATGGTGCGTCTATTGTTGCAACTATACTTAAAGACAG TAATTTGTACAATGAGTGGACGGTTGAGCTTAAAGCAATGGCTGATCGGATTATCAGCATGCGCAAGCAATTATTAGAAGCCCTACAAGCAAGAG GAACACCGGGTGACTGGACTCACATTATAAAGCAAATCGGAATGTTTACTTTCACCGGGCTGAACGCTGAACAAGTTGCTTTCATGACAAGAGAGTATCACATCTACATGACTTCCGATGG GAGAATCAGCATGGCTGGTCTAAGTTCAAAGACTGTACCTCATCTTGCGGATGCTATGCATGCTGCTGTTACCCGTGTTGCGTAA
- the LOC110893792 gene encoding rho guanine nucleotide exchange factor 8-like, with translation MTTIDEQETTISGDDDHVSLVKAKRHVFFFFFFFFFFFCAELEQMKERFAKLILREDMSGGGKGVSSALALSNAITNLAASAFGEQHKLAPMPEDRKRRWRREVGWLLSVTNYIVEFVPSQQTSKDGSNMEVMMTKQRGDLRMNIPALKKLDAMLIGCLDNFKNQNQFWYVSKDADESEKGVQRSDKWWLPTVKVPPEGLSEESRKWMQYQKDCVNQVLKASMAINAEILAEMEIPDDYIDNLPKNGRESLGDQIYKSITVDSFDPGQFLSTMDLSNEINVLDLKNKIEASIVIWKRKMNQKDSKSSWSSSITVSMEKRELFEDRAETILLLLKQRFPGLPQSSLEISKIESNKDVGHAILESYSRVLESLASTVMNRIEDVLYADNVAQDPSLLAKKRTLSSRPTLNDSNRQTPGESPTGSPTATTLSDVMGWSVEQEASPQPEEKEPEKYHSKSAKILARTKNSYMEKLEAYKLRSPTTRH, from the exons ATGACAACGATAGACGAACAAGAAACCACCATAAGCGGCGACGATGATCATGTTTCCCTGGTAAAAGCGAAGCGTCATG ttttttttttttttttttttttttttttttttttttgtgcagaGTTGGAGCAAATGAAAGAAAGGTTTGCTAAGCTTATTTTACGAGAAGATATGTCCGGTGGTGGCAAAGGGGTTTCATCTGCTTTGGCGTTATCAAACGCCATTACAAATCTTGCCG ctTCTGCATTTGGCGAGCAACACAAGCTCGCTCCAATGCCGGAAGATAGGAAAAGAAGATGGAGAAGGGAAGTCGGCTGGCTTTTATCGGTAACCAATTACATCGTTGAATTCGTCCCCTCTCAACAAACATCGAAAGACGGATCAAATATGGAG GTTATGATGACAAAACAAAGAGGCGATCTGAGGATGAACATCCCGGCTCTCAAAAAGCTAGACGCGATGCTCATT GGTTGTCTCGACAATTTCAAAAACCAGAACCAATTCTGGTACGTGTCGAAAGATGCAGATGAGTCCGAAAAGGGAGTTCAAAGAAGCGATAAATGGTGGCTACCGACGGTCAAAGTTCCACCGGAAGGACTCTCCGAAGAATCGAGAAAATGGATGCAGTATCAAAAAGATTGTGTTAATCAAGTTTTGAAAGCTTCTATGGCCATAAATGCAGAAATATTAGCAGAAATGGAGATCCCTGATGATTATATTGATAATCTCCCTAAG AATGGAAGAGAAAGCCTTGGAGATCAAATCTACAAAAGTATTACGGTTGACTCGTTCGATCCAGGACAGTTTCTATCAACGATGGATCTATCAAACGAGATAAACGTTCTTGATCTCAAGAACAAGATAGAAGCTTCGATAGTTATATGGAAACGAAAGATGAATCAAAAGGACTCGAAATCTTCATGGAGCTCATCGATAACGGTAAGCATGGAGAAACGAGAGCTTTTTGAAGATAGAGCGGAAACCATTTTACTCCTCTTAAAACAACGGTTCCCTGGACTTCCTCAATCGTCGCTAGAAATCAGCAAGATCGAGTCTAATAAG GATGTCGGTCATGCTATATTGGAAAGCTATTCGCGGGTATTGGAGAGTTTAGCTAGCACGGTGATGAACCGAATCGAGGATGTACTTTACGCGGATAACGTGGCACAAGATCCATCATTGCTAGCCAAAAAGAGGACTTTGTCATCACGACCAACGTTAAACGATTCTAATCGTCAAACTCCTGGTGAATCGCCTACCGGATCACCTACAGCGACGACATTGTCAGATGTTATGGGGTGGAGTGTTGAGCAAGAAGCAAGTCCTCAACCCGAGGAAAAAGAACCCGAAAAGTATCATAGCAAATCGGCTAAGATTTTGGCGAGAACGAAGAATTCATATATGGAGAAATTAGAGGCTTATAAGTTAAGAAGCCCCACAACTCGCCATTAA
- the LOC110893791 gene encoding uncharacterized protein LOC110893791 — protein sequence MPQESLRSVVYRSFVTCEDPRGVIEGKTIRISKTGSSKMKSRKPEKESLSKSSQSKSSKEKEKMSLVEVKNGAQKLNQAIDSWSNGVSFRSFKSQPKDIANDLLKGALDLQESLLMLGKLQEASCMPSSKKKRETQSDESFGRVGSDRFESFRSYDSGYQKERKSANGSSRDCFMELREVIKDGLSKQNLLPPNKSYRLSPDIASTSSSRSSSMMYSTHEFTSSDSISSRATEEKSKGSNLIAKLMGLEEFPSKPSLKESDVTSKMRPVFDVDLPNVKKPEFFVQKSDREHMSLDEIIIMMQTKGLLRSNKQEIKQSSKRLINDVPPIVLMRPQRLGPDNHNVKVYNNPIRKLNQEKAKTEDKSVENKGKSKSPSNKPKASVHVVPKPQRKQEIEKKIDQIRKMTPPVKRKTTEKAKSTNLISKNASKQVNPQRSVHQNAKSSSVLSSNKLKNQMKNIKTEKQVNESLTNQEETQDSEVAIRETANVRHQSPNKSFRNDSYQVRDVITSTDQPETRNNQEHSSAAASDIDKQKARILKTINVFQESEPANFELFQDCVHEFLTHENGRQNPWIQISILPPRLCVSEDHMIKQIAEKFESLRNYSEVSNESSCEDTVFGLLERDLNLLTIGGAWGTTGWKDGCTVNEVEETVLDLEKIVLSRLIDEVLLELVSMGRFV from the exons ATGCCTCAAGAAAGCCTGAGATCAGTTGTGTACAGATCATTTGTCACCTGTGAAGATCCAAGAGGTGTCATTGAAGGGAAAACAATAAGAATATCGAAAACCGGTTCTTCGAAAATGAAGTCTCGAAAACCCGAAAAAGAATCACTATCAAAGAGTTCACAATCAAAgagttcaaaagaaaaagaaaaaatgtCTCTTGTTGAGGTGAAAAATGGAGCTCAGAAGCTAAATCAAGCTATTGATTCATGGTCAAATGGGGTTAGTTTTAGAAGTTTTAAAAGTCAACCGAAAGATATCGCGAACGATTTGCTAAAAGGCGCGCTTGATCTTCAAGAATCGCTCTTGATGCTTGGCAAATTGCAAGAAGCTTCATGTATGCCAAGTTCGAAGAAGAAACGAGAAACACAAAGTGACGAAAGTTTTGGTAGAGTTGGTTCGGATCGGTTTGAGAGTTTTCGATCTTATGATTCGGGTTATCAAAAAGAACGAAAATCAGCAAACGGGTCATCACGAGATTGCTTCATGGAGCTTAGAGAAGTGATTAAAGACGGGCTTTCGAAACAAAATCTTTTGCCACCAAACAAGTCTTATCGATTATCTCCCGATATCGCTTCAACGAGCTCAAGCCGATCATCGTCAATGATGTATTCGACTCACGAATTCACTTCTTCGGACTCTATTTCATCACGGGCTACCGAGGAAAAGTCAAAGGGGTCAAACTTGATCGCGAAACTCATGGGTTTAGAAGAGTTTCCCTCAAAACCGTCCCTAAAAGAGTCGGATGTTACTAGCAAAATGAGGCCCGTTTTCGACGTTGACTTGCCGAATGTGAAGAAGCCGGAGTTTTTCGTACAAAAATCGGACCGAGAACATATGTCATTAGATGAAATCATTATAATGATGCAAACAAAAGGACTATTGAGAAGCAATAAGCAAGAAATCAAACAAAGTAGCAAACGATTGATAAACGATGTGCCACCGATTGTTTTGATGAGACCGCAACGTTTAGGTCCGGATAATCACAACGTTAAAGTTTACAATAATCCGATCCGAAAGCTGAATCaagaaaaggcgaaaaccgaagATAAAAGTGTCGAGAATAAAGGAAAATCGAAATCGCCTTCTAATAAGCCGAAAGCTTCGGTTCATGTTGTCCCAAAACCGCAAAGAAAGCAGGAAATTGAGAAGAAAATTGACCAGATTCGAAAGATGACACCACCGGTTAAGAGAAAAACAACAGAGAAGGCGAAATCGACAAATTTAATATCGAAAAACGCTTCGAAGCAAGTGAATCCACAAAGAAGTGTTCACCAGAATGCGAAATCGTCTTCGGTTTTATCATCCAACAAGTTAAAGAATCAAATGAAGAACATCAAGACTGAAAAGCAGGTCAATGAGTCATTGACTAATCAGGAAGAAACTCAGGATTCTGAAGTTGCAATCAGAG AAACTGCAAATGTGAGACATCAATCTCCCAATAAATCTTTTCGAAACGATTCATATCAAGTTAGAGATGTTATCACGAGTACGGATCAACCCGAAACTAGAAACAATCAAGAACACAGTAGCGCTGCAGCTTCTGATATCGATAAACAGAAAGCAAGAATCTTGAAAACTATAAACGTTTTTCAAGAATCCGAACCAGCAAACTTCGAGCTTTTTCAAGACTGCGTACACGAGTTTTTAACACACGAAAACGGAAGACAAAATCCATGGATTCAAATATCCATTTTACCACCGCGGCTTTGTGTTTCTGAGGATCACATGATTAAACAGATAGCGGAAAAGTTCGAAAGTTTAAGAAATTACAGCGAGGTTTCTAACGAGAGTTCCTGCGAAGATACGGTTTTCGGATTGTTGGAACGAGATTTGAATTTGTTAACGATCGGTGGAGCGTGGGGTACTACCGGTTGGAAAGATGGTTGTACTGTAAATGAAGTTGAAGAAACTGTTTTGGATTTGGAGAAGATAGTTTTAAGCAGATTGATTGATGAAGTACTTTTGGAACTTGTAAGCATGGGCAGATTTGTgtaa
- the LOC110893789 gene encoding ATP-dependent DNA helicase Q-like 5 — translation MDNSDGSHISSTPPRQPSPPQPWPPQPPASASAAAARTLLFSNKLRKNPKSNAKPSSSRPILKIKPSTKRPKPPPEPQIDRSVPCETTDATLPSQISGCDSFDATTTTSSSDVNLPFQIRRTSGCSSFDSFYPTEILPAGGSCLSRFSSFSKLRMSSLNFKPTEKDIDDHVNVNYLERVTQKHPNLIDSNLEQQNMPDSSDSASVNETLSCRDLGKVAKKKHPNLIGSCVYVTEQVSKPKPVNEGNFVRLNINGHGGRKKFANKVRKRNPNAYIGNRKSYKRSKRKLKSVGEGEEDEDRFCDEGLPMEENERTETRLDSEVIEKAVFDVRQDPSDDNLVKLLKLVYGYDSFRDGQLEAIKLILSRKSSMVILPTGAGKSLCYQLPAMILEGMSLVISPLVALMYDQLRQLPPVIPGGLLCSSQTLEESSETLRRAQEGALKVLFVSPERLLNTEFTSIFSANSLMSLVVIDEAHCISEWSHNFRPSYMRLRASLLRSSLGVGCILAMTATATTKTMHDVMRSLEIPPTNLVQVAQVRDNLQLSLSLSGNRMKDLMALLKASPYTEVKSIIIYCKYQSETDMISKFLCDSNIRAKSYHSGIPAKDRRRTQELFCSNKIRVIVATVAFGMGLNKSDVGAVIHYSLPESLEEYVQEIGRAGRDGRVSYCHLFFDDTTYFKLRSLMYSDGQDQYTVNKFLSQVFSGDSHSQGRICTIVKESASRKFDMKEEVILTILTRLELAEERYLRLLPQTSVTCVLNFHMTSPALLAAKDTVIETILKKSEIKDGQYVFEIPTVASSIGFQVSTVTNHLQNLKLKGEITYELKDPAYCYMLVNFPRDICSLAADLAKWLSDVESCKVHKVDAMFNAALFAVKTCDRTNGCTDSQHTPCLQKKILEYFNADNDNSIPNKMVQTSRFLRADIKVFLQSNSHAKFTPRAIARIMHGIASPAFPSSTWYKTHFWGRYIQTNIDVIMEAAKAELMACAGKSAV, via the exons ATGGACAACTCCGATGGATCTCACATCTCCTCCACGCCTCCTCGTCAACCGTCACCACCACAGCCATGGCCTCCGCAACCGCCGGCGTCGGCGTCGGCGGCGGCGGCTCGTACTCTTCTATTTTCAAATAAGCTACGAAAAAACCCTAAATCGAATGCCAAACCTAGTTCTTCCAGGCCGATTCTGAAGATTAAGCCGTCCACCAAGAGACCTAAACCACCGCCTGAACCTCAAATCGACCGATCTGTCCCATGTGAAACCACTGATGCTACTCTACCTTCTCAAATCTCCGGTTGTGATTCGTTTGATGCCACTACTACTACAAGTAGTTCTGATGTTAACCTACCGTTTCAGATCCGCCGCACCTCCGGTTGTAGTTCGTTTGACTCTTTTTATCCTACTGAGATTCTTCCGGCTGGTGGTTCATGCTTATCCAGATTCTCGTCCTTTTCTAAGCTCCGTATGTCTTCCTTGAACTTCAAACCGACTGAAAAGGATATTGATGATCATGTTAATGTCAATTATTTGGAAAGAGTTACTCAGAAGCATCCAAATTTGATTGATTCTAATTTGGAACAACAGAATATGCCTGATTCTTCTGATAGTGCAAGTGTAAATGAAACCCTAAGTTGTAGAGATTTGGGGAAAGTTGCGAAGAAGAAACACCCGAACCTAATTGGAAGTTGTGTTTATGTTACTGAGCAGGTGAGCAAACCTAAACCAGTAAATGAAGGTAACTTTGTGAGATTGAACATCAATGGTCATGGCGGTCGCAAAAAGTTCGCAAACAAAGTTAGGAAAAGGAATCCGAATGCTTATATTGGGAATCGGAAGTCGTATAAGAGGAgcaaaagaaaattgaaaagtgTTGGTGaaggtgaagaagatgaagataggTTTTGTGATGAAGGTTTGCCTATGGAGGAAAACGAGAGAACCGAAACAAGGCTTGATTCGGAGGTTATTGAAAAGGCGGTGTTTGATGTTCGGCAGGATCCGTCTGATGATAATTTGGTTAAGTTATTGAAGCTAGTTTACGGATACGATTCTTTTAGAGATGGGCAACTGGAAGCAATCAAGTTAATACTTTCCAGGAAATCAAGTATGGTGATTTTGCCTACGGGAGCTGGGAAATCGCTTTGCTATCAGTTGCCTGCTATGATTTTGGAGGGAATGTCACTTGTCATAAGTCCGCTCGTGGCGCTTATGTATGATCAACTTAGACAGCTGCCACCTGTGATTCCAGGAGGTTTGTTATGTAGCAGTCAG ACACTAGAAGAGAGTTCTGAAACACTTAGGCGGGCTCAAGAAGGAGCCTTGAAG GTCCTTTTTGTTTCTCCAGAGAGATTACTAAATACAGAATTTACATCCATATTTTCTGCAAATTCACTCATGTCGCTTGTTGTGATTGATGAAGCTCACTGTATTTCTGAATG GTCTCATAATTTTCGCCCTTCATATATGAGACTTCGGGCATCCTTGCTTCGTTCTAGTCTTGGAGTAGGTTGCATTCTTGCAATGACAGCAACTGCAACAACCAAGACTATGCATGATGTGATGCGTTCTCTTGAGATTCCTCCTACTAACCTCGTTCAAGTAGCACAAGTTAGGGATAATTTGCAGTTATCTCTATCATTGAGTGGAAATAG AATGAAGGATTTGATGGCATTGCTCAAAGCTTCGCCTTACACAGAGGTTAAAAGCATTATAATTTACTGCAAGTATCAG TCGGAAACAGATATGATCAGCAAGTTTCTTTGTGATAGTAATATCCGAGCAAAG AGTTACCATAGTGGGATCCCTGCTAAAGATCGAAGGCGTACACAAGAGTTGTTCTGTTCAAACAAGATACGAGTG ATTGTTGCAACTGTTGCGTTCGGTATGGGGCTTAATAAAAGCGACGTTGGAGCT GTAATTCACTACAGTTTACCTGAAAGTTTGGAAGAGTATGTTCAG GAAATTGGACGTGCTGGGCGTGATGGGCGAGTATCTTATTGCCATTTATTTTTTGATGACACTACATACTTTAAGCTTAGAAGTCTTATGTACAG TGATGGGCAGGATCAATACACAGTAAATAAGTTTCTCTCTCAAGTTTTCAGTGGAGATTCACATTCACAAGGAAGGATTTGCACAATAGTCAAAGAATCTGCATCCAGGAAATTTGATATGAAAGAAGAG GTTATTCTAACTATCTTAACTCGTTTGGAGTTAGCTGAAGAGCGGTACTTGCGTTTACTTCCCCAAACAAGTGTAACATGTGTGTTAAATTTTCACATG ACCTCCCCAGCATTACTTGCTGCTAAGGATACTGTAATTGAAACAATTTTGAAAAA GTCTGAAATAAAAGATGGACAATATGTTTTTGAAATACCAACTGTGGCTAGTAGCATTGGATTTCAAGTTTCTACTGTAACTAATCATTTGCAGAATCTGAAG TTGAAGGGTGAAATTACATACGAATTGAAGGATCCAGCTTATTGTTACATGCTTGTAAATTTCCCTAGGGATATATGTTCTTTGGCTGCTGATCTGGCTAAATGGTTATCGGATGTTGAAAGTTGCAAg GTGCACAAAGTAGATGCGATGTTTAATGCTGCACTTTTTGCGGTGAAAACGTGTGATAGAACAAATGGCTGTACTGATTCCCAACACACACCTTGCTTGCAAAAGAAGATATTGGAATACTTTAACGCAGATAATGACAACAGTATACCAAATAAAATGGTCCAAACCAG CCGGTTTTTGAGGGCAGATATCAAG GTGTTTCTTCAGAGCAACTCACACGCCAAGTTTACTCCCCGGGCAATTGCTAGGATAATGCATGGTATAGCAAGTCCAGCTTTTCCTTCTTCTACTTGGTATAAAACCCATTTCTG GGGTAGGTATATACAAACAAACATTGATGTTATCATGGAAGCAGCAAAGGCAGAACTGATGGCTTGTGCAGGGAAATCGGCAGTTTAA